The Raphanus sativus cultivar WK10039 unplaced genomic scaffold, ASM80110v3 Scaffold2132, whole genome shotgun sequence genome contains the following window.
aacagaggaatattagttatttttcaaagggaaagaaaaaaacacaagcaATTGTATAGAGACAGTATCTGTTTTATATCATCAACAAATTATTACCTTGATGAATCCGATTTCCTTGGCGTTGCTGCGGAAGCACTGCCTACAGCAGTTCAGACCATACTTCCTGATTAGCCCATGTGAGTTTCCGCACACACGGCTACACAAAACCAATCTTATTGTTAGATCCCTCAGTACCATCAACACATGCTATAATtacaaaacatcaaaacataTTCTTTCCCACGGAAGAAACCAAGATAACATTACAGTTAACTAATCATTCAGgttatgaaacaaaacaaacatagaTTTGCTCCCGACAAGGACACGTTTCTACTTTACAAACACATACCTAAAAAGTAACAGAACATCAAATCTTTACTAGTGATTAATCATAACAATTATATAACGAAAACTTCACACTACAAACAATTAAAGATCAGATCCAAAAGAGTCAGGCTAGACAGCACACGGATCAGAATACATGCGAGTCAAATCTAATTCTCCAGATAAAAAGAATACGAAAATGAGAAAGAGGAGATGAACAGTTGGCAATTACCAGGTGCGGGAACCAGGCCCGTACTTCTTGGGATGAGAGTTCCAAATCGCCGCAAACCCcatgactttttattttttgaatgctCAGACGTGAATAGAGATAGAAGACGAGGACGAACGGCGTTTAAAAACACTCGAAAGATTTGGAAAACCCTAGATTTCTTAGGCGACGACGCACATAATCAATTGCCAGTGGGCCAAAAAGGAAAACGTATTTTGATTATATGATGGGCCTAACTATGTAATGCCAATATGTTAACTATACAGGCCCAGTGCACTTGTTTCACTCGGGCTTCATAAAGATATCCAAACAAAACTATAATGATGCGTGGAAGATTTCAGTATAGTTGTCAAATTATTTCAGATTGATATTCTATGTGATGATTACTAATCTTTTAAAattgtcaaaacaaaaaaaaaatctatcaaaatATTAGAAGGAGTAGTTAAGACAACGACAGAAAAGTATATAATCACTAAGGAACAGTCACATATATGAGCTTTGGTGTcaattaaaaaacaatataaatagacTTTAGAGTTACCTCTATTATATACATGGAACTTTTATAACTGGTGCAtggttttgtttaaatttccAAATTCCAGGAGATGGAAAATGACTTTAATTTTCCGTTAGCTATTTGTAATACgtttttttgttgaatatatAATTGGACTAACAATATTCTTAGCTTTTCGCTTTAGCTGTTAACAGGTTTAaaccataaatatatttaacataCCTTGATCCAAAGTCAATGATAATTAATAGGATGAATAACAAAAGTCAATCGTAATTTACTAAGTTGTGAAAACactcatcaaaatatataattagttgGTGAAGAATATCCATTGTAGACTGTATTGTTTTCTGATAgatgcatatttttatgtatttgatTAATTTCAGAAAGTAATCTTGTAAGAAGTAATCTGTGAAGATCCAAAAGAGCTATCTGGACATGTTTTTTTCATACTTGTGTCAACTAATTGCGCTAAATGTATCTGCAATGTCACAATCTATTCAAACCCTAACTTCTTGAAAAGTAtgcaaaaattaagaaatagtAACTGTTACTGCTCTTTCAAATAAAAGCTTTTCATAATTTAGaatatatgaaaaatgtatGTATGTTTTGTATCAGCGCGACCTCTCTGAATATGTTTTCTATTAGTGATAAATATTACAATATAACTTACTCAAATACTTGATTAAAATCATAAGATTTGTGATACAAGAAGTAGAAAGTTGATGTAGCCTCATATTTGGGtagtatttttcttaataaggCACATATTATTGGTATATGTCTGTACATGATTATTCtatataaactgaaaatcttttaccaaaacaaaagaCATACTTTGTGGAATGTCTTACAAAAACATTATCAAGTTGATCGCttaatcaaatataaagttAGTTAATGGCCTACAAGCGCTTATAATAAAAAACACAAGACATTTTTTTTCGTTTCGttcaaatatcaaataaattaatagtatccaaatatttattactttttgaAATGATGTAATTAATACACACGTTTATGGTGAATAagttttggatatatatatcCGAAAGCAGAATATGCAATGTGATATGGTTCGGAATAACACTGTCTATGAGAAACACACAGTTTTCTAACATGATGACAACTCAATAACACTTATTCATCAAAAGGTGCAactcaagaaaagaaaaaagatgcaCACCTCTTTTTTATAGAATGTAAAAACAATGATGATACCATGATCAAGATCATTTGTTGTTTATTTGCTAATGTATCTCGTGACATAACTAGTAACGGGAATGTTTAATGAAACAACACACTTGTTATTTGGCAGTGTTTGTTTGCAAAAGAATACAACTCAAAATATATCaagaaaatatacatatttttactATGATGTGTATTTTTCGCAAGAGGTTGcaaataataaatgttttaacGACTCTACATAGCTCTTGATCTTGAAAGTAGATGCTGGAAGTACTATTGTATGCATCACTTTAGtttattatattcaaataacGTGTTACGTTGGGTAAATTTTGTTACACTTGAATcaagtgacaaaaaaaagattgtgGATCGTATTATGTTATTAATGAGaatagaaattaaataaatttgaaattgcATTGGTGTTGAATGAACACAACCAAATCGATCTATAACGAGTACGTAATCcatcttaaaaaaatttacactgCAGAGTAGTAGCATAAGAATGAGACCCAGCTAGAGACGCAACCTACTTCTAATTATACAAACCATTTATTCGTCAAAACTCCGACACCACAGATATTTTAGACTAAGAAAAATTCATTACTTACAAGTTACaaatactttttaatatgattgcAATAAAACTTTTGATAAAGAATATAATCAGCTTTCGATGGTGTGACTTAGAGATGTCAATTGGGCAGATTATTAATGGGTGGCCCATGTCCAAATAGATATGGACAGAAATGGACAAAACCATATTGGaccataattaatttttgtcCAAATGGACAAACCCAATTACGTCTGTGGGCTACACTGGATTTAATCATTTGGACATGGGCCGGCCAATAAACCTAAATGTCTAGGGTTTTCTAAAATTGGGAAAAACGCAAATCACTTCTTTCTTCACCGTTTTCGTCGATTTCGTGCGATTTTTCTGCGATTTCGTCGGATTTTCTGTGATTTCGTCGATCCTTCTTCGCCGTTTTCGGTTCTTCTCCTCCCTCATCGACTATCCTTCTCCTTCATCGATTCTTCTCCGCTTTTGAGTCCCATTTGGGCTTATTTGGACAGCCCAACAAATCTAGTAAATCATGGTTTTATTTGGTTATGGTCCCATTTGGTTATGGTCTCATTTGGGCTTCGACCAAACTTGTCCAGCAAAAAAATGAAGCCCATCCGGACACGCCCAAACCCGCCCGGCCCGCCCAATTGACATTGCTAGTGTGACTGGACATGGACGATTGGATCTCAGTTCCGGCCATCAAATGATACGGACAAAACacttaaatatatagaaattgcATACAAAGATATATAAACTGCATTAGAAAAAGTTAATAGATCATATTCTTCTGGTCTTTGATttgatcaaattttattttagtgaatATTTCATTTCTGTTTTGGTTGAATGTATATTTCATTGCTTATATCCATTAAAGAATGTTAGTGTTACTGGTTGCCTCTAGACTATTGTTGGCATACATTTTTGTCCTACATCAATCAATGCGCCAAACGTCGAAGTTTGATAGTAAGAAAAAGACGAATGCACGAGGCGGATGCAAACCGTAACAAACGTTTTAATATGATCTTAAAGATTCTGATAATAATCGTATCGTTAAGTATAATCAAATCAGGAAGCCATATTGAAAGAGGAGAAGAGTAaggttttattattattattaggtGGTCTTATAATGccaatatttatataaataaaccaATGAAGACATTCACTTCAACCACCAATCGTCAGCcgaatcaaatttaattaaGATACATCAAATAATTGTTCTTTGTAATATTAGAGTTATAATCATATCTCATATTTATCACTGAAAGCCCCAATATATAATATGCTAAAtacttaaataaatataagttttttggtaaaaaaataaatataagtttttggtaaaaaataaatataagttttTACGTACATATATACTATCTTTTTTAAGCGATTTGGATGAGTGTCagtattatttacaaattaGGTGTTTCTCAGAGTTTGTAAAACGGTAAGATCAGAAGAAAATGTCACAAATTTTTATAACAGAAACATAATTTAATTGTTCAAACACATTCCTTAGGAATATAATATGGAAAATTGTGCTGAGgcttttgacaaaaaaaaataagaagaataaTGATGCTGAGGAATATCCGGCACACGTTGCACCTTGATCTCTAAGTGTGTTTGGTAGGATTCGTTTCATTTATCTCAATATCGcagattaataattttattctgCAATTTAAAGTTTTCATCAAAGACACCATAGTTTTAACTTCAACATTTTATCTGTACGTAGTAATAAGAAAGGAGCTAAAATCGTTAATTTTGAACCTTTGGGTGTGTGCAAGCTTACATTGTCAGAATTTAGATATCAAATTCAACTCTAAAAATAGTTAACATAAGAAATAAAAGGACACGCTTAGATAATGGTTTCACACATGACGTCTCGGTTTATTTTCCGCTAATGACGTCTCccaatattgtaaatttatcatcaaaaatttagaacaaaacttaggttcaccccctaaggtgaacctctacattcacccaccaataggaattagttaattgagatttgatatctcttaaaaaaggaaaccaagtaataatgatttaatgaaataaaattatgtttttggataaataaaaaatagtagtaatcatcaaaaaaatacattctttttaatattgataaatccgtcagaaaatactaaaccctaaaccctaaattataaaccctaaaccctaagttctaaatattaaaccctaaacccttaggaaaagcctgaacccttgggcaaatcctataccctaaacccttaaatttaaaccaaaccttaaatcataaactaaatcttaatccctaaaccctaaatcataacttctaatactaaaccttaaatcctaaattccaaatggtttatggtttaggattaagagtatatgatttaatatttgtcaaagagtttagggtttcgtgtttagaatttagggtttaatattatggtttatgattaagggtttagggtttaagattaacgatttagggtatatgatttgcccaagggttcaggctttccctaagggtttagggtttagtatttagaatttagggtttagtatttagaatttagagtttagggtttagtatttttgacggatttatcaatactaaaaacaaatattttttataattgctactattttttatttatctaaaaacataattttatttcattaaattcttattatttggtttccttttttaagagatatcaaatctcaattaactaattcctattggtgggtgaatgtagagattcaccttagggggtgaaggtaagttttgttcaaaaatttaatagatATCTCAATCTAAtcattcttcaaaaaaaaatttggtaaaaCATTCTTCAAATTTGTAATAAACTCTGATCTGATTTACATATATGTCGTCACGCCCTTCCTGATGCTTTGTATTTGATAAAACAGTGAACAAGTTAAACAAAACCCAACCAAAGGATGTCACATAACGTGGGAGTAATTAAGACCAGACAAATTTGACATTCCAGACAAATAGCAGAGTAATTCCAAGTCCCCCAGAGAGTTAGGTCTAGGTTTAACCAtgaatattatattcttttttttttttactgtccATGAATATTATATTCAAATGATAATAAATAGTTTGACAATACTTCAGAATTTTGGTAATCACTTCTGCAATCTCCATCCATGCATGAACATAACAACACCTTCATGGCGGATGCATGTTTAACTTAATTTCATGCCTAAACTTATATCATTCGTCATAGTTCAGGAAAAAAGCCGGATATTTTCACAATTTAAAGGATTCatagaaattgttttttttcataGTAAAGAAACTTGGTTCCTCAATCCAGTTAGTTGATGATGAGTTGGCTCCTCTTTCAATATTTGTCAACTGAATATTTAgtaatatttactttatttaGAAAGTGATTAATTCAGTCTTTTAAGTAAATATGTAGGATAGACACTTTGTTGAAAAAAATGACTTCTGGAGAAGGCAAAACTGTTAGATCGGattcttatttttcattcatGTACTCGTTATTAGGATTAGGAATTAATATCCATAAATAAGtattaatacaaaaagaaaaaacgagGTTTTATATTACAAAATAGCGTACATGTTAACTGAAACGACAATGCTATGAAGAATAATAAAAGTGGTCGTTTGGCTATTTTAAATCTTAGGGAGGCATCAAACTGCCAGCTATCTACCCAACAAagaaattatgaaaataatttataaatcaaaataatactcGTATgatctgcgataatgtttggtCGTGCGTGCAAGGATTGCTTTTAAAAAGTAATCTACTGAGATAAACTGGGTAAATAGTTCAAgcaatataattttaatgtgatttaatttgatttgattacCCAATTGGGTCTTTCGAGCTGTGGACAGATTTTATTCTACTGAATATCCAGAATaaaatgatgacaaaaaaagaaaacaaaagaatatcCAGAATAAAATGGAGACGTTTGCGCAAATTATTCTACTGTGTATCGAATGATTTTGGACGACACGCACAGGTAACtgatttttaatgtttatgGATCATTTGTCCAACCTTTTGTTTTGATGTCCTCATGCATCAAATATGTGTACTTTACTTAATGCATTGCATAAGTTTGCatatattagtttacaaaaaaaaaagtttgcatATATTGagactataatattttattaactaatagagtagtttataatttataaaaaaaattatatttgtaagtTTTTGATGTATATCATTTTATGTAAGAATTTAAAGAATAATTGATTTACCGGTATATGTattgatgttattttatttatataaatttatttttatttttattctattgtTTGGtgcacaaaaaatatttatagtaaatGTAGATACATTTTATGcataaaaaataacattaaatattttgaattattgaAAGAATGAAAGGTAAATTTCACGAtcataagaaaatatactttacaatatattttttatttacatgaactttatataaattaattattatatgtttacaCTGAAACTATGTATTTacataattgttttaaaaatattattttataattttatcgattgtctatattttatattggtCTAATTCAAAACtcgtaaattttaaatttatcaaatattaatttatagaatttatatatgttcgagttttttttttttgacaacatcataAAACTAACTATGATCTATGCTCAGTTGATTCGTGGAACCAAACTGGAGGCATAGAATCGACATAAAACATAGCAGAAGGGGAACATCTGGCACCGCGTGCTAGCTTGTCCGCCACTGAGTTATGCGCCCTTGGAATATGTCGAATTTTGAAGGAAGGAAAGAAAATCTTACTGCGCTGGAACTCCTCCAAATGTGTAGCAAAAGCTGGCCACTCTCCAGGTGAGGACACCATCTTTACCAGTTGAGAACAGTCTGTAGCGAATACCACGTCTGAGAAGTTAAGagtcttcatgcactccatagCCCAAATCAACGCCTCACATTCGGCATGCAAAACAGATAGGCTTCTTCGGAGGTTCATAGCTCCCATCAACTTCTCGGTCGATCCATTTTTCTTGTAGAACCACCCCTGTCCAGAAAAGTTATCTTGTGCTCTCCAAGCACCATCAATAAAGAAAATCCGTAAAGATTCTATCGACATCCACTCCAAGGATGAAGTATTGATCGAATGCTGGGTAGGGATCGTCAACTGGGCTTCCGCCCAAACCGTTGCTTCCACTTTGGCTATTCGAAGAATTTCCGGTGGATCCATGGTTTTGTTAGTATAAATCTTATTGTTCCGattcttccaaatataccacataatccaTGGAAAACCCCAAAATCAAAACCATTCGGTAATCGCCAGAAAAGATAATCCATGTTAGAAAACAGAGAGGCTCCCGGAAAAAGACCTGGAGCTGAAGGTATCAATGACAAAGCCCATGTTTGTAATGCATGTGGGCATTCAAAGATAACATGATTAATAGATTCTTCCTCAGCGCCACACAAACTACATCTTTGATCTCCTACTATACCTCGTGATCTTAAAGTTTtttgatatcttgtgtttttaatagattttaccattcatttatcatgcattttgatcatctaggatagcatttaga
Protein-coding sequences here:
- the LOC108852545 gene encoding 40S ribosomal protein S29-like, producing MGFAAIWNSHPKKYGPGSRTCRVCGNSHGLIRKYGLNCCRQCFRSNAKEIGFIKYR